The following are encoded in a window of Solibacillus sp. FSL R7-0668 genomic DNA:
- a CDS encoding NAD(P)-dependent malic enzyme encodes MDLMKKSLEMHENFGGKMEIRSKVPVQDKYDLSLAYSPGVAAPCLEIEKNPSKVYDYTMKGNLVAVITDGTAVLGLGDIGPEAALPVMEGKALLLKRFANVDAVPVCLNTKDVDEIVQVVKAISPTYGGINLEDISAPRCFEIEDRLRAECNIPVFHDDQHGTAIVVGAALINALKIVKKQPKNMKVVINGAGAAGIAILRILIQMGYVNVLMCDTKGIIYEGRQEGMNPIKEQVANITNPYQLRGTLDEALVDADVFIGVSAADLLKEHHIKSMAAEPIVFALANPNPEVTPDNAKKWGVKIIGTGRSDYANQINNMLAFPGIFRGALDVRATDINEDMKLAAVEAIASLVTDEELNEDFIVPSSMDERVAGVVAKAVGSAAIESGVSDLFQQTAVVQETTTIAI; translated from the coding sequence ATGGATTTAATGAAGAAGTCGTTAGAAATGCATGAAAATTTTGGTGGTAAGATGGAGATTCGCTCAAAGGTACCTGTTCAGGACAAATATGATTTAAGCTTAGCGTATTCACCAGGTGTGGCAGCTCCATGTTTAGAAATTGAAAAAAATCCATCAAAGGTGTATGACTACACAATGAAGGGCAATTTAGTAGCAGTTATCACAGATGGGACGGCAGTGTTAGGACTTGGAGATATTGGTCCAGAGGCAGCGTTACCAGTAATGGAAGGGAAGGCGCTATTATTAAAACGCTTTGCCAATGTGGATGCGGTCCCAGTTTGCTTAAATACAAAGGATGTCGATGAGATTGTGCAAGTTGTCAAAGCGATTTCTCCTACATATGGGGGGATTAATTTAGAAGATATTTCAGCGCCACGCTGCTTTGAAATTGAAGACCGTTTGCGTGCTGAATGTAATATTCCTGTCTTTCATGACGATCAGCACGGGACAGCGATTGTTGTAGGTGCTGCGTTAATCAATGCATTAAAAATTGTGAAAAAGCAGCCGAAAAATATGAAGGTTGTCATTAATGGCGCGGGTGCAGCGGGTATTGCCATCTTACGTATTTTAATTCAGATGGGCTATGTAAACGTATTAATGTGTGATACAAAAGGAATCATTTATGAAGGGCGACAAGAGGGGATGAACCCGATTAAAGAACAAGTCGCAAATATAACGAATCCTTATCAATTACGAGGAACATTAGATGAAGCGCTTGTGGATGCGGATGTATTTATCGGTGTTTCTGCGGCTGATTTGCTGAAGGAGCATCATATTAAATCAATGGCAGCAGAACCAATAGTTTTTGCCTTAGCTAATCCAAATCCAGAAGTAACACCGGATAATGCTAAAAAATGGGGCGTAAAAATTATCGGTACAGGGCGCTCAGATTATGCAAATCAAATTAACAATATGCTTGCATTCCCGGGTATTTTCCGTGGTGCATTAGATGTACGAGCAACAGATATTAACGAGGACATGAAGTTGGCTGCGGTTGAAGCTATTGCCTCATTGGTGACGGATGAAGAGTTAAATGAAGACTTTATTGTACCAAGCTCTATGGATGAGCGTGTAGCGGGGGTAGTCGCAAAAGCTGTAGGTTCTGCCGCGATTGAATCTGGCGTGTCGGATTTGTTCCAGCAAACAGCTGTTGTACAAGAAACAACTACGATTGCGATATAA